One window of the Candidatus Edwardsbacteria bacterium RifOxyA12_full_54_48 genome contains the following:
- a CDS encoding GxxExxY protein, which translates to MNDQLRSSHKGTETPRDFSENEIGQIIVDTAVKLHKKLGPGLLETVYEVILAYELEQQNLTVKRQVIVPIEYNGLKFDEGFCADMVINDKVIIELKYVEMLNNAHKKQVLTYLRLTGKKLGYLLNFGEALMKNGIVRVINGNLK; encoded by the coding sequence ATGAATGACCAATTGAGATCATCTCACAAAGGCACAGAGACACCAAGGGACTTTTCTGAAAATGAGATTGGGCAAATCATTGTTGATACGGCAGTAAAGTTGCATAAAAAGCTGGGGCCGGGATTGTTGGAAACGGTATATGAAGTCATATTGGCCTACGAACTTGAGCAACAAAACTTAACGGTCAAACGACAGGTTATAGTACCGATAGAATACAACGGCCTTAAGTTTGATGAAGGGTTTTGTGCCGACATGGTAATAAACGACAAAGTCATCATAGAATTAAAATATGTTGAAATGTTAAACAACGCCCATAAGAAGCAAGTGTTGACCTATTTGCGGTTAACCGGGAAAAAGTTGGGATACCTTTTAAATTTCGGCGAGGCATTGATGAAAAACGGAATAGTCCGGGTGATAAACGGAAACCTGAAATAA
- a CDS encoding endopeptidase La, which produces MPEESKEIKIPGELPILPLKGQVIFPYLIVPLVISNEKMIKLTDEALLGNKIIGLCTQLRQDTDEPKEDEIYPVGTAALIIKMLRFPDGSIRILVQGLNRIKITKFVQSEPYLMAKVEVLKEKGRKSIEAEALMRNVVSLFQKIISLAPYLPDELQAVSLNIEDSGKMADLIASNLNLTIAERQQILETIDPKDRLQKLIPLLSKELSILELGDKIRNQVKTEMDKDQRDYFLREQMKAIQRELGEGDEHSLEVGNLRKKVEKANLSPEALKAAQEELDRLARMPPHAAEYTVSRTYIDWLVKLPWSVSTTDSLDVAAARKILDEDHYDLEKVKDRIIEYLAVRKLKGDAKGPILCFVGPPGVGKTSLGRSIARALGRKFYRISLGGIRDEAEIRGFRRTYIGSMPGRIIQGLKHTETNNPVFMLDEVDKIGLDFRGDPSAALLEVLDPEQNFSFADHYLDVPFDLSKVMFITTANVMDPIPSALKDRMEVLELPGYIEEEKLHIALKYLVPRQIKENGLTEGHIKFSDQSISQIISQYTREAGVRNLEREIATICRKVAKDVASGDKTKKTVTPQSLHKYLGPQKVFPEVAERTGEVGMATGLAWTPVGGEILFIEATKMLGKKGLSLTGSLGEVMKESAQAALSYIRSKSKIYKIDPRFFEKFDIHIHVPSGAIPKDGPSAGVTMATALISLLTDRPVKANLAMTGEITLRGKVMPVGGIKEKVIAAKRAGIREIIMPEQNRKDLEEVPDHVRKNLKFHFVSNIESVAQIAFGPKIRKGR; this is translated from the coding sequence ATGCCCGAAGAATCCAAAGAAATAAAAATACCGGGAGAGCTTCCCATCCTGCCGCTCAAGGGGCAGGTGATCTTTCCCTATCTGATAGTCCCACTGGTCATCTCCAACGAGAAGATGATCAAGCTCACCGACGAGGCCCTGCTGGGAAACAAGATCATCGGCCTGTGCACCCAGCTGAGGCAGGATACCGACGAGCCCAAGGAGGACGAGATCTACCCGGTCGGCACCGCGGCCCTGATAATCAAGATGCTCCGGTTCCCGGATGGCAGCATCCGGATACTGGTGCAGGGGCTTAACCGGATCAAGATAACCAAATTCGTCCAGAGTGAGCCCTACCTCATGGCCAAGGTGGAGGTGCTCAAGGAGAAGGGCCGCAAGAGCATCGAGGCCGAGGCCCTGATGCGGAACGTGGTGTCCCTGTTCCAGAAGATCATCTCCCTGGCGCCCTACCTGCCGGACGAACTGCAGGCGGTCTCCCTGAACATCGAGGACAGCGGCAAGATGGCCGACCTGATCGCCTCCAACCTCAACCTGACCATCGCCGAGCGCCAGCAGATACTGGAGACCATCGATCCCAAGGATCGGCTGCAGAAGCTGATCCCGCTGCTGTCCAAGGAGCTCTCCATCCTGGAACTGGGGGACAAGATCCGGAACCAGGTCAAGACCGAGATGGACAAGGACCAGCGCGATTATTTTTTGCGGGAGCAGATGAAGGCCATTCAGCGGGAACTGGGCGAGGGCGACGAGCATTCGCTGGAGGTGGGAAATCTGCGCAAGAAAGTGGAGAAGGCGAACTTAAGCCCCGAGGCCCTGAAGGCGGCCCAGGAGGAGCTGGACCGGCTGGCCCGGATGCCACCACACGCCGCCGAGTACACCGTGTCCCGCACCTATATCGACTGGCTGGTGAAGCTTCCCTGGAGCGTCTCCACCACCGACAGCCTGGACGTGGCGGCCGCCCGTAAGATACTGGACGAGGATCATTACGACCTGGAGAAGGTCAAGGACCGGATCATCGAATATCTGGCGGTCCGCAAGCTAAAGGGGGACGCCAAGGGCCCCATCCTGTGCTTCGTGGGCCCTCCGGGGGTGGGCAAGACCTCCTTGGGCCGATCCATCGCCCGGGCCCTGGGCCGCAAATTCTACCGCATCTCGCTGGGGGGGATCCGGGACGAGGCCGAGATCCGGGGCTTCCGCCGCACCTATATCGGCTCGATGCCGGGCCGCATAATCCAGGGGCTGAAGCACACCGAGACCAACAATCCGGTGTTCATGCTGGACGAGGTGGACAAGATAGGGTTGGATTTCCGGGGCGACCCGTCAGCCGCCCTGTTGGAGGTGCTGGACCCCGAACAGAATTTCTCCTTTGCCGACCATTACCTGGATGTGCCGTTCGATCTTTCCAAGGTGATGTTCATCACCACCGCCAATGTGATGGATCCCATACCCTCGGCTCTCAAGGACCGGATGGAGGTGCTGGAATTGCCGGGCTACATCGAGGAGGAGAAACTGCACATCGCCCTGAAATATCTGGTTCCCAGGCAGATCAAGGAGAACGGCCTGACCGAGGGTCACATCAAATTCAGCGATCAATCCATCAGCCAGATAATCTCCCAGTACACCCGCGAGGCCGGGGTCAGAAACCTGGAGCGGGAGATCGCCACCATCTGCCGCAAAGTGGCCAAAGACGTGGCCTCCGGAGATAAAACCAAAAAGACCGTCACCCCCCAGAGCCTGCACAAATATCTGGGACCCCAGAAGGTGTTCCCCGAGGTGGCCGAGCGGACCGGGGAGGTGGGCATGGCCACCGGGCTGGCCTGGACCCCGGTGGGAGGGGAGATACTTTTTATCGAAGCCACCAAGATGCTTGGCAAGAAGGGCCTCAGCCTGACCGGCTCCCTGGGTGAGGTGATGAAGGAATCCGCCCAAGCCGCCCTGTCCTACATTCGGTCCAAATCCAAGATCTATAAGATAGATCCCCGTTTTTTTGAAAAATTCGATATCCACATCCACGTGCCGTCCGGAGCCATCCCCAAGGACGGGCCCTCGGCCGGGGTGACCATGGCCACCGCCCTGATCTCCCTGCTGACCGACCGGCCGGTGAAGGCCAACCTGGCCATGACCGGCGAGATCACCCTGAGAGGAAAGGTGATGCCGGTGGGCGGCATCAAGGAGAAGGTGATCGCCGCCAAAAGAGCCGGCATCAGGGAGATCATCATGCCGGAGCAGAACCGGAAGGACCTGGAGGAGGTGCCGGATCATGTGCGGAAGAATCTGAAATTCCATTTTGTCAGTAACATCGAAAGCGTGGCCCAAATAGCCTTCGGGCCGAAGATCCGGAAAGGCAGATGA
- a CDS encoding (2Fe-2S)-binding protein: MVDNNDKIICRCEDITESQVMEAIEKGATTADEVKRLTRAGMGHCQGRTCRRLVNQILARQLGQTPEDQKAVTQRSPLQPISLKILADS, encoded by the coding sequence ATGGTGGACAACAACGACAAAATAATCTGCCGCTGCGAGGATATCACCGAGTCCCAGGTCATGGAAGCGATTGAAAAAGGCGCGACCACAGCCGACGAGGTCAAACGGCTGACCAGGGCCGGCATGGGCCATTGCCAGGGGCGGACCTGCCGCCGGCTGGTAAATCAGATCCTGGCCCGCCAGCTGGGGCAGACCCCGGAGGATCAAAAGGCCGTTACCCAGCGCTCGCCGCTGCAGCCCATCTCGCTGAAAATTCTGGCGGATTCATAA
- a CDS encoding GxxExxY protein produces the protein MGFKPLSVSEEKIAKGIVDAAYQVHRKLGSGLLEKVYEVCFCHELSKMGFQSKRQIDIPVKYDGIIFEEGLRLDVLVDDLVVCELKAVDQVNPVWEAQLLSHLKMTGKRLEFLINVNVPIIKNGIKRLIL, from the coding sequence ATGGGGTTTAAACCTCTTTCAGTATCTGAAGAGAAAATAGCGAAGGGTATCGTGGATGCTGCATATCAGGTCCACAGGAAATTAGGATCAGGATTGCTGGAAAAGGTTTATGAAGTATGCTTTTGCCATGAATTGTCTAAAATGGGTTTTCAATCAAAACGGCAAATAGATATCCCGGTAAAATATGACGGAATAATATTTGAAGAAGGATTGCGGCTTGATGTACTAGTGGATGATCTAGTTGTCTGCGAGCTGAAGGCTGTTGATCAAGTAAATCCCGTCTGGGAAGCACAGTTGCTCAGTCATCTAAAGATGACCGGAAAACGCCTTGAATTCCTTATTAATGTCAACGTACCCATTATCAAAAATGGGATTAAACGGCTAATTTTGTAA
- a CDS encoding 4Fe-4S ferredoxin: protein MKTTGLADASDIQTAWPSEERLKKGPVAVLECFQEIPCNPCETSCPRNAISVGDNINALPQADHNKCNGCTVCVSRCPGLAIFVIDAAYSDAESAVTMPYEFLPLPEKGDLVAALDRAGKECCQAKVIKVLNTKAQGKTPLVTLTIPKGKEKDVRFFKLLS from the coding sequence CTGAAAACGACCGGCCTGGCCGACGCCTCGGACATCCAGACCGCTTGGCCTTCCGAGGAACGGCTGAAGAAAGGCCCGGTGGCGGTGCTGGAATGCTTCCAGGAGATCCCCTGCAACCCCTGCGAGACCAGCTGCCCCCGCAACGCCATATCGGTGGGCGATAATATCAACGCCCTGCCACAGGCAGATCATAACAAATGCAACGGCTGTACCGTCTGCGTCTCCCGCTGCCCGGGCCTGGCCATCTTCGTGATCGACGCGGCATATTCGGATGCCGAAAGCGCCGTCACCATGCCCTACGAGTTCCTGCCCCTGCCGGAGAAGGGGGATCTGGTCGCTGCCCTGGACCGGGCAGGAAAGGAATGCTGCCAGGCCAAAGTTATCAAAGTGTTGAATACCAAGGCCCAGGGGAAGACCCCGCTGGTGACCCTGACCATCCCCAAGGGCAAGGAAAAGGATGTAAGGTTCTTTAAACTGCTATCTTGA
- a CDS encoding pyridine nucleotide-disulfide oxidoreductase, with the protein MTNTDFLIIGGGPAGLMAALSASEFGLEPLIVDENQAIGGQLIKQTHMFFGSKAERAGTRGFEIGLELEQEMGKRGIQIERQASAVGYYSDGTVAVLQNEKVTPLKPRAVLVATGASENFVSFPGSDLPGVYGAGAVQTLMNVYGIKPGNSVLMVGSGNIGLIVSYQLMQAGVQVKAIIEGLPKIGGYLVHASKIARAGVPILTRHTILNALGGDMVSGAVISRIDDKWQTLGDTQQTLEVDTICLAVGLSPLTELLWQAGCQLNYIPELGGQVAWHDDLMMTTVPGIFTAGDVSGIEEASTAMLEGELAGLGAVKYLKGDSKELQCRIDDTACRLAGLRAGPFGQKAREGKCKLKECRIKTV; encoded by the coding sequence ATGACAAATACAGACTTCCTTATCATCGGGGGCGGCCCGGCCGGGCTGATGGCGGCGCTGTCGGCCTCGGAGTTCGGCCTGGAGCCGCTGATAGTTGACGAGAACCAGGCCATTGGGGGCCAGCTGATCAAGCAGACCCACATGTTCTTCGGTTCCAAGGCCGAGCGGGCCGGAACCCGGGGTTTTGAGATAGGCCTGGAGCTGGAGCAGGAGATGGGGAAGCGTGGCATCCAAATAGAGCGCCAGGCCTCGGCGGTGGGATATTATTCCGACGGGACGGTGGCGGTGCTGCAGAACGAGAAGGTCACACCGCTCAAGCCCAGGGCCGTTCTGGTGGCCACCGGAGCTTCGGAGAATTTCGTATCCTTTCCCGGCAGCGACCTGCCCGGTGTCTACGGAGCCGGGGCGGTGCAGACCCTGATGAACGTCTACGGCATCAAGCCGGGTAACAGCGTGCTGATGGTGGGCTCCGGCAACATCGGGCTTATCGTTTCCTACCAGTTGATGCAGGCCGGGGTGCAGGTCAAGGCCATCATCGAGGGCCTGCCCAAGATCGGAGGCTATCTGGTGCACGCCTCCAAGATCGCCCGGGCGGGGGTGCCCATTTTAACCCGCCACACCATCCTAAATGCTTTGGGAGGGGATATGGTCAGCGGGGCGGTCATATCCAGAATTGACGATAAATGGCAGACCCTAGGGGACACCCAGCAGACCCTGGAGGTGGACACCATCTGCCTGGCGGTGGGGCTTTCCCCCTTGACCGAACTTTTATGGCAGGCCGGCTGTCAGCTGAACTACATTCCGGAACTGGGGGGCCAGGTGGCCTGGCACGACGATCTGATGATGACCACCGTCCCGGGGATATTCACCGCCGGCGATGTCAGCGGGATCGAAGAGGCATCCACCGCCATGCTGGAGGGCGAACTGGCGGGGCTGGGGGCGGTAAAATACCTGAAGGGCGACTCAAAGGAACTGCAATGCCGGATTGACGACACCGCCTGCCGGCTGGCCGGATTGAGGGCCGGGCCGTTCGGACAGAAGGCCCGGGAAGGGAAGTGCAAACTGAAAGAGTGCAGGATCAAAACTGTTTGA
- a CDS encoding pyridine nucleotide-disulfide oxidoreductase, producing the protein MRIDKHPILEFKKGAKIKFYFEGQPVEGYQGEPIAAALHAAGIKVLRHSVKLDRPRGFFCAVGKCSSCLMEVDGVPNVFSCVTPIREGMQVRRQKGRGRIAIN; encoded by the coding sequence ATGAGAATAGACAAGCATCCCATCCTGGAATTCAAAAAAGGGGCCAAGATAAAATTTTATTTCGAAGGGCAGCCGGTGGAAGGGTACCAGGGAGAACCCATTGCCGCTGCTCTGCATGCCGCCGGGATCAAGGTGCTGCGCCACAGCGTAAAACTGGACAGACCCCGGGGCTTTTTTTGTGCGGTGGGCAAGTGCTCATCCTGCCTGATGGAGGTGGACGGGGTGCCCAATGTCTTCTCCTGCGTCACCCCCATCCGCGAGGGAATGCAGGTAAGGCGGCAAAAGGGGCGGGGCCGGATCGCAATAAACTGA
- a CDS encoding protein-(glutamine-N5) methyltransferase, release factor-specific, with amino-acid sequence MTIGELLNYGFDHLTRAGIPDAVLEAELLLEYVMGRERVYLHLNRNLTVSEAVREKYQSYLADRSRHRPLQHIVGQTEFYGLKFQSDKRALIPRPETEILVEEVLENWQPGFLSILDIGTGSGIIAIALAKHLASAMVTATDYSPEALDLAQENIKLHGLESRVSLVQADLFPEGNEKFDCIVSNPPYIPSGQVAGLQPEVSLCEPVMALDGGADGLEFYRRIAGDVADRLNHPGFVALEVGMGQAEMVSKMMRRALPASEIFIKKDLAGIDRVVLLKMH; translated from the coding sequence ATGACCATCGGCGAGCTTTTAAACTACGGCTTCGACCACCTTACCCGGGCCGGCATTCCCGATGCGGTGCTGGAGGCCGAGTTGCTGTTGGAATACGTCATGGGCAGGGAGCGGGTTTATCTTCATTTGAACCGCAATCTGACTGTATCCGAGGCCGTTCGGGAAAAATATCAATCATACCTTGCCGATCGCTCCCGGCACCGGCCGTTGCAGCATATCGTCGGGCAGACGGAATTCTACGGCCTGAAATTCCAGTCCGATAAACGGGCCCTTATCCCCCGGCCCGAGACCGAGATCCTGGTGGAGGAGGTTTTGGAGAATTGGCAGCCGGGGTTTCTTTCCATTCTGGATATCGGAACAGGCAGTGGCATCATCGCCATTGCTTTGGCAAAGCATCTGGCTTCGGCCATGGTAACAGCCACCGATTATAGCCCGGAGGCTCTGGACCTGGCCCAAGAGAATATCAAGCTTCACGGTCTGGAAAGCAGGGTGTCTTTGGTGCAGGCCGATCTTTTCCCCGAGGGAAACGAAAAGTTTGACTGCATAGTGTCCAACCCGCCATATATCCCATCCGGCCAGGTAGCCGGACTCCAGCCCGAGGTCAGTCTTTGTGAACCGGTCATGGCGCTGGACGGCGGGGCCGACGGGCTGGAATTCTACCGCAGGATAGCCGGAGATGTGGCCGACCGTCTCAATCACCCGGGGTTTGTCGCTCTGGAGGTCGGGATGGGGCAGGCGGAGATGGTGTCCAAGATGATGAGACGGGCGCTTCCAGCCTCCGAAATATTCATCAAAAAGGATCTGGCCGGGATAGATAGGGTGGTGCTGTTGAAAATGCATTAA
- a CDS encoding peptide chain release factor 1: MIEKKLIKIEERYRELEKLISDPAIISDQQKYRDLSREYRQTSPIIAKYAEYWDTAKQLEDNKALAAERGDKELTEMAQAEIPELEARYQTLTEELKKLLVPKDPSDFKNAIVEIRAGTGGEEAAIFAGDLYRMYVRYAERKGFKIEIMNSNPTQLGGFKEVIFTVQGEGTYGHYKYESGVHRVQRVPRTEASGRLHTSAATVAVLPEAEEVDLQINASDLRVDTFCSSGAGGQCVNTTYSAVRITHLPSGLVVSCQDERSQIKNRAKAMTVLRSRLLEKMEEERNAKLAKERKSQVKSGDRSEKIRTYNFPQNRVTDHRIGLTLYNLDGVMDGQIDEIINGLTNAEQAEGLEVAEEE, encoded by the coding sequence ATGATAGAAAAGAAACTTATAAAGATCGAAGAACGCTACCGGGAACTGGAGAAGCTGATCAGCGATCCGGCGATCATATCCGATCAGCAGAAATACCGTGATCTGTCCCGGGAGTACCGCCAGACCTCCCCCATAATTGCCAAATATGCCGAGTATTGGGATACCGCCAAACAACTGGAGGACAATAAGGCATTGGCGGCCGAGAGGGGTGACAAGGAACTGACGGAGATGGCCCAGGCCGAGATCCCGGAACTGGAGGCCAGATATCAGACCCTTACCGAGGAGCTTAAAAAACTGCTGGTGCCCAAGGATCCCAGCGATTTTAAGAACGCCATTGTGGAGATCCGGGCCGGGACCGGCGGCGAGGAGGCGGCCATATTCGCCGGTGACCTTTACCGGATGTACGTCCGGTATGCCGAGCGCAAGGGATTCAAGATAGAAATCATGAATTCCAATCCCACCCAGCTGGGCGGCTTCAAGGAAGTGATCTTCACCGTGCAGGGCGAGGGAACCTACGGGCATTATAAATACGAAAGCGGGGTGCACCGGGTCCAAAGGGTGCCGCGCACCGAAGCCTCGGGCCGGCTGCACACCTCGGCGGCCACCGTGGCGGTCCTGCCCGAGGCCGAGGAGGTTGATCTGCAGATAAATGCCAGCGACCTGAGGGTGGACACCTTCTGCTCCTCCGGGGCCGGCGGGCAGTGCGTCAACACCACCTACTCGGCGGTGCGGATCACCCACCTCCCCAGCGGACTGGTGGTCTCCTGCCAGGATGAGCGTTCCCAAATCAAGAACCGGGCCAAGGCCATGACCGTGCTGCGTTCCCGCCTGCTGGAAAAAATGGAAGAAGAGCGGAATGCCAAGCTGGCCAAAGAGAGAAAATCGCAGGTGAAGTCCGGCGATCGCAGCGAAAAGATCCGGACCTACAACTTTCCCCAGAACCGGGTGACCGACCACCGCATCGGGCTGACCCTCTACAACCTGGACGGGGTGATGGACGGCCAGATAGACGAGATCATCAACGGCCTGACCAATGCCGAACAGGCCGAGGGCCTGGAAGTGGCGGAGGAGGAATAA
- a CDS encoding tRNA pseudouridine(38-40) synthase TruA produces MRNIKLNIEYDGTDFAGWQVQPGQRTVQGLLEEKLSSMLEEKISVLGSGRTDAGVHAAGQVANFKTSRDIPLKAFDEGLNSRLPRDVAILQAEEAAEDFHSRFDAQSRRYRYQMIFRRSPLRERCAWRMTYRADPAVLQDLAGQILGQHDFTAFASAQAEVNNFICRVEKAEWSFADDRWTFEIRANRFLHNMVRILVGTMIDMARGQMDHKDLPNILAAKDRTLAGKTAPACGLCLMEVYY; encoded by the coding sequence TTGCGCAATATCAAGCTAAACATAGAGTACGACGGGACTGATTTTGCCGGGTGGCAGGTCCAGCCCGGCCAGAGGACGGTCCAGGGCCTGTTGGAGGAAAAGCTTTCCTCCATGCTGGAGGAGAAGATCTCCGTCCTGGGCTCCGGACGGACCGATGCCGGGGTCCATGCCGCCGGGCAGGTGGCCAATTTCAAGACCTCCCGTGACATTCCCTTAAAGGCCTTTGACGAAGGTCTGAACTCCCGGCTTCCCCGCGATGTGGCCATCCTCCAGGCCGAGGAGGCGGCGGAGGATTTTCACTCCCGGTTCGACGCCCAGAGCCGGCGCTACCGGTACCAGATGATCTTCCGGCGCTCACCGCTGCGGGAGCGCTGCGCCTGGCGGATGACATATAGGGCCGATCCGGCTGTTCTGCAAGATCTGGCGGGGCAGATACTGGGGCAGCACGATTTCACCGCCTTTGCCTCGGCCCAGGCCGAGGTCAACAACTTCATCTGCCGGGTGGAGAAGGCCGAGTGGAGCTTTGCCGACGACAGGTGGACCTTCGAGATCAGGGCCAATCGTTTTCTGCACAACATGGTCCGCATCCTGGTCGGAACGATGATAGACATGGCCCGCGGGCAGATGGATCACAAAGATCTCCCCAATATCCTGGCTGCCAAGGACCGGACCCTGGCCGGCAAGACCGCCCCGGCTTGCGGCCTGTGCCTGATGGAGGTATATTACTGA
- a CDS encoding 2'-5' RNA ligase, translating to MRCFIALELPLEIKIKLGDIIGQLKKTGADVKWVDPANIHLTLKFLGETPEADALRAGLALSTLKGKFKAIDSGLGGLGAFPSVDRPKVIWAGLSQGAEEIKEIYRQVEKLTADISQEDKAREFSPHLTLGRVRSNKNLMQLRDAINQAVILQKGFEFNRLVLLKSTLTSEGAIYSELNGVELV from the coding sequence ATCCGCTGTTTTATTGCCCTGGAACTGCCGCTTGAGATTAAGATAAAACTGGGGGACATCATCGGGCAATTAAAAAAGACCGGGGCTGATGTCAAATGGGTGGACCCGGCCAATATCCATTTGACCCTTAAATTCCTGGGCGAGACCCCGGAGGCCGATGCCCTGCGGGCCGGGCTGGCGCTCAGTACGCTGAAGGGGAAATTTAAGGCGATTGATTCGGGCCTGGGCGGGCTGGGGGCCTTCCCCTCGGTGGACAGGCCGAAGGTGATCTGGGCCGGGCTGTCGCAGGGCGCGGAAGAGATAAAAGAAATTTATCGCCAAGTGGAAAAACTGACGGCCGATATCTCCCAGGAGGATAAGGCCCGGGAGTTCAGCCCGCATCTGACCCTGGGGCGGGTGCGGTCGAACAAGAACCTCATGCAATTGAGGGATGCGATAAACCAGGCCGTTATTCTCCAAAAGGGTTTTGAATTCAATCGCCTGGTATTACTGAAAAGCACCCTGACCAGCGAAGGGGCGATATATTCTGAGTTGAACGGGGTGGAGTTGGTTTGA
- a CDS encoding competence/damage-inducible protein A, with translation MKAAIITIGNEILSGMTLDTNAAYLSQELGTIGIPVVLKISVGDRAIDIQMAFKQALSDSDIVLCTGGLGPTSDDITKKVAARFFKSKLKLDKGTLEHIRSRFAKRGIEMPACNRWQAMVPDRAAVLFNPEGTAPGLLFKKGKKILILMPGVPREMRAIFAGSLKERLAGLSCGMKINMLTLRTTGIPESVIAEKLAPFEKCLAKGTLAYLPTRLGVDLRLTMSGKDASQISAKLQELSAKIKQLLGNVIYGQDDETMEQAVGRLLKEKKLTLTTAESCTGGLIADRITDVPGSSVNFLGSVIAYSNVLKEKMLGVKSQTLRLHGAVSKETAIEMANGVRGRLGSDLGLTITGIAGPAGGTDKKPVGLVFMAVAGPKGTMVEERRFLGQRRHIKESATQAALNMLRLYLLK, from the coding sequence ATGAAAGCCGCCATAATCACCATAGGAAACGAGATCCTTTCCGGGATGACGTTAGATACCAATGCCGCATACCTGTCACAGGAATTGGGAACGATAGGCATCCCGGTGGTTCTCAAGATCTCCGTTGGGGACAGGGCCATTGATATTCAAATGGCCTTCAAACAGGCCTTGTCGGATTCTGATATCGTCCTATGCACCGGCGGGCTGGGGCCGACCAGCGACGATATCACCAAGAAAGTTGCGGCTAGGTTTTTCAAATCAAAATTAAAACTGGATAAAGGGACTCTGGAACATATTCGGTCCCGTTTTGCCAAGCGGGGAATAGAGATGCCGGCCTGCAACCGGTGGCAGGCCATGGTGCCGGACAGGGCCGCAGTTCTGTTCAATCCCGAAGGCACCGCCCCGGGTCTGTTGTTCAAAAAAGGTAAAAAGATATTGATCCTTATGCCCGGCGTGCCCCGCGAGATGAGGGCCATCTTTGCCGGTTCGCTTAAGGAAAGGCTGGCGGGATTGAGTTGTGGGATGAAGATCAATATGCTGACCCTGAGGACCACCGGGATACCCGAATCCGTCATTGCCGAGAAGCTTGCCCCCTTTGAAAAATGCCTGGCCAAAGGCACCCTGGCCTATCTGCCGACCCGTCTGGGGGTCGACCTAAGACTGACCATGTCGGGTAAAGATGCCAGCCAGATCAGTGCAAAACTGCAGGAATTATCAGCGAAAATAAAACAATTGTTGGGGAATGTGATCTACGGGCAGGATGATGAGACCATGGAGCAGGCGGTCGGACGTCTGCTGAAGGAAAAGAAGCTGACCCTGACCACTGCCGAGTCCTGCACCGGCGGGTTGATCGCCGACCGGATCACCGATGTTCCCGGGTCATCCGTCAATTTCCTGGGTTCGGTCATCGCCTACAGCAATGTTCTCAAAGAAAAAATGCTGGGGGTCAAATCGCAGACACTGCGCCTGCACGGCGCGGTCAGCAAGGAGACGGCGATAGAGATGGCCAACGGAGTGCGGGGAAGGCTGGGCAGCGATTTAGGGCTGACCATAACCGGCATCGCCGGGCCGGCCGGAGGGACCGACAAAAAACCAGTGGGCTTGGTGTTTATGGCAGTGGCCGGGCCCAAAGGGACGATGGTTGAGGAACGAAGGTTCCTGGGCCAGCGCCGGCATATAAAGGAATCGGCTACCCAGGCGGCGCTGAATATGCTGAGGCTATATTTATTGAAATAA
- a CDS encoding CDP-diacylglycerol--glycerol-3-phosphate 3-phosphatidyltransferase, which translates to MNLPNILTLSRLIISPVFMALLLVDNVYSRLGALALFILASITDLLDGYLARKNGQQTDFGKFMDPVADKFLIALALISFVALKSASTWMVMVIIGREFLIMGLRTLVAYRREVMESSFLAKIKTFSQMTAVFAILLHICLNDCVDAGLISISWQFLADLKFSFDALLFLAMLLTLLSGVDYVIKNRWLILGLFKDNM; encoded by the coding sequence ATGAATCTGCCCAATATCCTCACTCTGAGCCGGCTGATTATCAGCCCGGTCTTCATGGCCCTGCTGCTGGTGGACAATGTCTATTCCCGGCTGGGGGCCCTGGCCCTTTTCATCCTGGCCTCGATCACCGATCTGCTGGACGGATATCTGGCCCGCAAGAACGGGCAGCAGACCGACTTCGGGAAGTTCATGGATCCGGTGGCCGACAAGTTCCTGATCGCCCTGGCCCTGATCTCGTTCGTGGCGCTGAAGTCGGCCAGCACCTGGATGGTGATGGTCATAATAGGGCGGGAGTTCCTGATAATGGGCCTGAGAACCCTGGTGGCCTACCGCCGGGAGGTGATGGAGTCCAGTTTTCTGGCCAAGATCAAGACCTTCAGCCAGATGACCGCGGTATTCGCGATCCTGCTGCACATCTGCCTCAACGATTGCGTGGATGCGGGACTTATCAGCATCTCCTGGCAGTTTCTGGCCGACTTGAAATTCTCTTTCGATGCCCTGCTGTTCCTGGCCATGCTTTTAACCCTGCTGTCCGGGGTGGATTATGTGATCAAGAACCGCTGGCTGATCCTGGGACTGTTCAAGGATAATATGTAA